From Pseudorasbora parva isolate DD20220531a chromosome 25, ASM2467924v1, whole genome shotgun sequence, one genomic window encodes:
- the chrm2b gene encoding muscarinic acetylcholine receptor M2 — MENSNLTLSPSPNHANKTDFFLASPFTAVEIVLIILGLSTLSLITIIGNVLVMLSIKVNRNLQTVNNYFLFSLACADLFIGVFSMNLYTVYIVTGHWPLGALVCDLWLALDYVVSNASVMNLLIISFDRYFCVTKPLSYPVKRTHKMAGMMIAGAWILSFILWAPAILFWQFITGNRTVPEGECYIQFFSNAVVTFGTAIAAFYLPVVTMTVLYWQISKASRSRVQSRGIRRVSRVSNDGGQAGPTTESNKERMSIQGGEEMVPYRQSASDATTGEERESENDSISESVLASNHRDEEAVSISTNGDNRSRQTHSAPLPAGSCVRFTCFRTASQKDLQNTYKPNSGSQGMTNGKERLSLVSQKIPMPRYQKRKSLSSREKKVTRTIMAILVAFAATWTPYNVMVLINTFCSVCIPNTMWIFGYWLCYINSTVNPACYALCNVTFKNTFKHLLTCKYKNIHARTKQ, encoded by the exons ATGGAGAATTCCAACTTAACTCTTTCTCCAAGCCCCAACCATGCTAACAAGACTGACTTTTTCCTAGCCAGTCCATTCACAGCTGTCGAGATTGTTCTCATCATTCTCGGCCTGAGCACTTTAAGTCTGATCACAATTATTGGCAATGTGCTGGTTATGCTTTCTATCAAGGTCAACAGGAACCTCCAGACAGTCAACAACTACTTCCTGTTCAGTCTAGCATGTGCCGACCTGTTCATCGGTGTTTTCTCCATGAACCTCTACACCGTGTACATTGTGACTGGCCACTGGCCTTTAGGAGCTTTGGTCTGCGACCTCTGGTTGGCTCTGGATTACGTGGTGAGTAACGCCTCTGTTATGAACCTCCTCATCATCAGCTTCGACCGATATTTCTGCGTCACCAAACCTCTCAGTTACCCAGTTAAACGGACCCACAAGATGGCAGGCATGATGATCGCAGGAGCTTGGATCCTGTCGTTCATTCTCTGGGCTCCAGCCATCTTGTTCTGGCAGTTTATCACGGGCAACCGGACAGTTCCTGAAGGCGAGTGCTATATCCAGTTTTTCTCCAATGCTGTAGTCACCTTCGGCACCGCCATCGCTGCCTTCTACCTGCCAGTCGTCACTATGACAGTACTGTACTGGCAGATCTCCAAAGCCAGCCGCAGTCGTGTGCAAAGCAGAGGCATTCGGAGAGTATCCAGAGTTAGTAATGATGGAGGACAGGCTGGACCCACAACTGAGAGCAATAAGGAGAGGATGTCAATCCAAGGAGGAGAGGAAATGGTTCCATATAGGCAGAGTGCTTCAGATGCCACTACAG GAGAAGAACGGGAGAGTGAGAACGACTCTATATCCGAAAGTGTGCTCGCTTCAAACCACCGGGATGAGGAGGCCGTATCTATAAGCACTAACGGTGACAACAGAAGCCGTCAGACCCATTCAGCTCCGCTGCCCGCAGGAAGTTGCGTCAGATTTACTTGCTTCAGAACAGCATCCCAAAAGGACCTGCAAAACACCTATAAACCCAACAGCGGAAGCCAGGGCATGACCAACGGGAAGGAAAGGCTGAGTCTGGTGTCGCAGAAGATTCCCATGCCACGGTATCAGAAGAGGAAGAGTTTATCCTCACGCGAGAAGAAGGTGACAAGGACCATTATGGCCATTCTGGTGGCGTTTGCAGCCACATGGACTCCCTACAATGTCATGGTACTCATCAACACTTTTTGCTCGGTCTGTATTCCAAACACAATGTGGATCTTTGGCTACTGGCTCTGCTACATAAACAGCACGGTTAACCCCGCTTGCTATGCCCTTTGCAATGTCACCTTCAAGAACACCTTCAAACATCTGCTGACATGCAAGTACAAGAATATTCATGCCAGAACAAAGCAATAA